GCATGAAGGCCTCGATCGCCCCCTGGTGACGCGCGCGCTCGCGCACCCGGTGCACGAGGTCGGCGGCGGTGGCCTGCACGGCGGCACGGTCGGCTGCCGGCAGGCGTGCGGCGTCGAGCAGCTTGCGCACATGGGTTGCCTCGTCGCGGATCCATGCGGAGGTGATGGCTGCCCGCGGCGCGGCCGGCGGCGCGGGAAGCTCTGGGAACAGGATCTCGGACACGGCGGACGACGCTGCGGGGGAGGGCCCGCGATTCTAGGCCCTGCACCCTGACTGGGACAGCGCATCACGAGGCGGTCCGCGGTCCCGTGCGGCCGCGTTCGCAGGCGACGCCGGATTGACCGCAGCCCGCGCGGGCGGCGCAACGGCGCCGGCGACGCCGGGCCACGCATCGGGCCGCCTGGCGACGTGGCGGCAAATCGGCGCCACCATGCGTTTTTCCACTGCACCGGCGCCGCAATGACACGCGGCTTGCCCCTCGCAAGCAGCGGCCGCTACCATGCAGCGATTATCCGCAGTACGCCGCCGCTTCTGCGCACGTCTCCGGCCCCGCCGGAACAGTAGATGGTCGCGTCAGCTGCCAGCCATCCGCCATCAGGCATTCGGGGTCCCATCGTGATGCAAGCCGGTCGTTCCAACCCCTGGGGCATGCGCTGCGCGCTCGTCGCGCTCGCCATGTCCGCGCCCGTCACGGCGCTCGCGCAGTCCGCAGATCCGCACCGGTGGCAGCTCAACATGGGCCGCGGCGTCACGTCCACCGCCCAGCATGCCTACGACGCGCACATGTTCGCGCTGTGGGTGTGCGTGGCGATCGGCCTGATCGTGTTCGGCGCGATGGCGTACGCGATGTTCGCGTTCCGCAAGTCGAAGGGCGCGGTCGCGGCGCAGTTCAGCCACAACACCATGGCCGAAGTCATCTGGACGGTGATCCCGGTGATCCTGCTGGTGATCATGGCGATCCCGGCCACCCAGAAGCTGATCGCGATGTACGACACCCGCGATTCGGCGATGACCGTCAAGGTCACCGGCTACCAGTGGATGTGGACCTACGAGTACATGGGCGAGGACGTCACCATCGTCAGCCGCCTCGACCGCGAGAGCGACCGCCTGCGCCAGGACCCTTCGGTCACCCGCGCCCAGCTCGAAGCGCATGGCAACTACCTGCTCGAGGTCGACAACGAGCTGGTGCTGCCGGTCGACACCAAGGTCCGCTTCGTGATCACCGCCGACGACGTCATCCATTCCTGGTGGGTGCCGGCGCTGGGCTGGAAGCAGGACGCCATCCCCGGAATCATCAACGAGGCCTGGACCGAGATCACCGTGCCCGGCGTCTACCGCGGCCAGTGCGCGGAGCTGTGCGGCAAGGACCACGCGTTCATGCCGATCGTGGTGCGCGCCGTGCCGCGTGAGGAGTTCGACGGCTGGCTTGCCGCGGAGAAGGCCGCCAACGCGCCGCAGCCGGCCGCGCCCGCGGTCCCCGCCGCACCGGCGGACGAACCCGCCGCCGACACCGACGCCGACGCCACCGCGCGCATCCCTGCCGAGACGATCGCCGCGCCTGTCGCCGGCTGATCGACCCCTCCAGACTTCCAGGCCACGCCATGTCCACCCATACCGCCCACGCCGACCACACCACCGACGAGCACGGCCACAAGCAGGGCTTCGTCGAGCGCTGGTTCTTCTCCACGAACCACAAGGACATCGGCACGCTGTACCTGCTGTTCGCGTTCGTGATGTTCATCATCGGCGCCGCGATGAGCGTGATCATCCGCGCCGAGCTCACCGTGCCCGGCCTGCAGCTGGTCGAGCCGATGTTCTTCAACCAGATGACCACCATGCACGCGCTGGTGATGATCTTCGGCGGCGTGATGCCGGCCTTCGTCGGCCTGGCCAACTGGATGATCCCGCTGCAGATCGGCGCGCCGGACATGGCGCTGCCGCGCATGAACAACTGGTCGTTCTGGATCCTGCCGTTCGCGTTCGCGATGCTGCTGATGACGCTGTTCCTGCCCGACGGCGCCCCCGCCAGCGGCTGGACGCTGTACCCGCCGCTGTCGCTGCAGGGCGGCAACAACGTCGCGTTCACCATCTTCGCCATCCACATGATGGGCATCAGCTCGATCATGGGCGCGATCAACGTCATCGCCACCGTGCTCAACATGCGCGCGCCGGGCATCGACCTGCTGAAGATGCCGATCTTCTGCTGGACCTGGCTGATCACCGCGTTCCTGCTGATCGCGGTGATGCCGGTGCTGGCCGGCGCGGTGACGATGCTGCTCACCGACAAGTTCTTCAGCACCAGCTTCTTCTATGCCGCCGGTGGCGGCGACCCGGTGATGTACCAGCACATCTTCTGGTTCTTCGGCCATCCCGAGGTCTACATCATGATCCTGCCCGCCTTCGGCGTGGTCAGCGAGATCATCCCGACCTTCAGCCGCAAGCCGTTGTTCGGCTACCAGGCGATGGTGTACGCCACCGCGGCGATCGCGTTCCTGTCGTTCATCGTCTGGGCCCACCACATGTTCACCGTGGGCATGCCGCTGGGCGGCGAGATCTACTTCATGTTCGCGACCATGCTGATCGCCATCCCCACCGGGGTGAAGGTGTTCAACTGGGTGTCCACAATGTGGAAGGGCTCGCTGACCTTCGAAAGCCCGATGCTGTGGTCGATCGCGTTCGTCATCCTGTTCTCGATCGGCGGCTTCTCCGGACTGATGCTCGCCATCGTGCCGGCCGACTTCCAGTACCACGACACCTACTTCGTGGTCGCCCACTTCCACTACGTGCTGGTGACCGGCGCGCTGTTCGGCATCATCGCCGCGGTGTACTACTGGTGGCCGAAGTGGACCGGGCGCATGTACCACGAGGGCTGGGCCAAGGTGCACTTCTGGTGGACGGTGGTGTTCGTCAACCTGCTGTTCTTCCCCCAGCACTTCCTCGGCCTGGCCGGCATGCCGCGCCGCATCCCGGACTACAACGTGGTGTTCGCCGACTGGAACCTGGTCAGCTCGATCGGCGCGTTCGGCATGTTCCTCACCCCGTTCCTGATGTTCGGCATCCTGTTCCATTCGCTGAGGAAGGGTGCACCGGCGCCGGCACGTCCGTGGGAGGCCGCGCGCGGGCTGGAGTGGACGGTGCCGTCGCCGGCGCCGCACCACACCTTCACCACGCCGCCGGTGATCCGTCCGGGCGACCTCGCCCACGGCGATGTCGAGCACCTCGACTATGACGACACCAGCTCGCACGTCGAGACCGCGGGCCACAGCAATGCAAGAAAGGCCTGATCCCGGTCAGGATTCCGCCCGCATCGCCGACAACCGGCGGCGGGCACGACGCACCGCGCTGGTGATCGGCGCGGTGGCGGTCACGATCTACGTGGTCTTCATACTTTCGGGAGTGCTGGGGCGGTGAGCGGTGCGCGCAAGTCGGATGTGGTCAAGCTGGTGTGCGTGGCGGTGGCGGCGTTCGCCTTCACCTTCTCGCTGGTGCCGCTGTACCGGATCGCCTGCGAAAAGGTGTTCGGCATCCGCCTCGATGGTTCCGCGGTAAGCGAATCCGCCGTGGTTCCGGCCACGCCAGTGGCGGAGCGCTGGGTCACGGTGGAGTTCGACGGCAGCGTCAACTCCAAGCTGCCGTGGTCGTTCCGCCCCAACGAGAGCACCAAGCGCGTGCGCGTGGGCGAGGTCTACGAGACCACCTATTACGCGCACAACAACAGCGCGGTGCCGGTGGTCGGCAGCGCGACGCCATCGGTGGCACCGGCGCGCGCCTCGGGCTATTTCCAGAAGACCGAATGCTTCTGCTTCACCCTGCAGACCCTGCAGGCCGGCGAAACCCGTGACATGCCGGTGCGTTTCATCATCGACCCGGCCCTGCCCGCCGACGTGAACACGGTTACCCTGTCCTACATGTTCTACAAGAACGACCTCGCCACCGAACGCCTGTCGCAGGCGCCGCGGGCCGGGGCGCTCACCACCGCGCGCGCCACGCGCTGAACCCCACCGCCCGCAGCATCCGACGGAACTCCGCCATGGCCCAAGCTCCTGCTACCCACGACAGCGACGCCTACTTCGTGCCGCATCACAGCAAGTGGCCGCTGTTCGCGTCGATGGCCCTGTTCGTGACCATGTTCGGCCTGGCCGGCTGGTTCAACGATTCGGCGTGGGGACGCACCACGTTCTTCATCGGCATCGCCGGCCTGTGCCTGATCCTGTTCAAGTGGTTCGCCGACGTGATCCTGGAGTCGGTGTCGGGCTACTACAACAAGCGCGTCGACGGTTCGTTCCGGATGGGGATGGTGTGGTTCATCTTCTCCGAGATCATGTTCTTCGGCGCGTTCTTCGGGGCGCTGTTCTACGCGCGCGCGCTGGCGCTGCCGTGGCTGGGCGGCGAAGGCTCGGGCGTGGCCACCAACGAGGTGCTGTGGGGCGGTTTCAGCGCCGCCTGGCCGAGCGCGGGCCCGGGTGATGTCGGTGGTGGCTTCCAGACCATCCCGGCCTGGGGCCTGCCGCTGCTCAACACGCTGCTGCTGCTGACCTCGGGCGTGACCATCACCATCGCCCACCACGCGCTCAAGGCCGGCCGTCGCGTGCAGCTGCTGTGGTTCCTCGGCCTCACCGTGCTGCTGGGCTGCGTGTTCCTGTTCTTCCAGGTCGAGGAATACATCCACGCCTACCGCGACCTCAACCTGACGCTGGGTTCGGGGATCTACGGTTCCACGTTCTTCATGCTGACCGGCTTCCACGGCGCGCACGTGACCCTGGGCACGATCATGCTGATCGTGATCTGGTTCCGCTGCCTGAAGGGGCACTTCACCCGCGAGAACCATTTCGCCTTCGAGGCCGTGGCCTGGTACTGGCACTTCGTCGACGTGGTGTGGCTGATCCTGTTCCTGTTCGTCTACGTGGTCTGACGGCGCGGCATCACCCGATCCCCCGACGCGTCGAAGGTCTCGCGTCGGGGAAAGATCCGGTACTCCCTTCGCCCTTCTCCCGCGTGCGGGAGAAGGTGGCGCGAAGCGCCGGATGAGGGCGGAGCGCGGCATCTGCCGGAGTCCGGCGCAGGTTGCCAACCGCCATCACCCGCGGCTCGGATGTCCCATCCACCTGCAGGCATCCCGGAATCAGGGTGCCGGTCCGCATCCCCGCGCGGCTTACCCGCCGACGCCATGCGGTTCGATCCAGCCCATCCAGATCGCCAGCACCACCAGCAGGATCAGCGCCACGGACAGGCCGATGCGCTTGGTCAGCGCATTGACCGTGCGCTTGGTCTCGCCCTTGTCGACCAGCATGTAATACAGGCCCGCGCCGAGGTTCCACAGGATGAGCAGCAGAAAGGCGACGATCAGCAGGATCTTCAGCGAGTCGTTCATTGCGTTCTCCGGCGCGGGCTGCGCATGAGCGGATTATCGCAGCCGTCGCGGAGCAGCGGGTGAGCCGGTCACGGGCGACGCCGGTCCTCGGCTGGGCGTTCGCGCTGCTGCTGATCGCACTGTTCTGCATGCTGGGCAGCTGGCAGCTGGGACGACAGCACGCCAAGCAGGCGATGCTGGATTCCGCCGCGCAGGCGCTGTCGACGCGCGCGCCGCAGTCGCTGGATGCGGCAGCGGACACGCAGCGCGGCCGGGCGCATGAATGGGCTGCGGGCAGCGGGCGCTTTGCCGATACGCCTGCAGTGTTGCTCGACAACCAGCAGCGCGGTGGGCGTCCGGGGCTGCGCGTGTACCGCGCGTTCCTGCCCGAGGACGGACGCGCCCCGGTGCTGGTGGATCTCGGCTGGCTGCCGGTGCCGCCGGACCGCACCATCCCGACCATCGACCCGGCGCCGGAATGGTCGCGCGTGGAAGGCCTG
This portion of the Luteimonas yindakuii genome encodes:
- a CDS encoding SURF1 family protein, which gives rise to MLGSWQLGRQHAKQAMLDSAAQALSTRAPQSLDAAADTQRGRAHEWAAGSGRFADTPAVLLDNQQRGGRPGLRVYRAFLPEDGRAPVLVDLGWLPVPPDRTIPTIDPAPEWSRVEGLLAPPPAAGLVAPAIQPQADGSLLVMALEPDAIAEALGLPTLAARVLRADPMLDGGYPRDLELLANTLPPERHLGYAVQWFGLALAVLVTALVLTFRRKRP
- a CDS encoding cytochrome c oxidase subunit 3; protein product: MAQAPATHDSDAYFVPHHSKWPLFASMALFVTMFGLAGWFNDSAWGRTTFFIGIAGLCLILFKWFADVILESVSGYYNKRVDGSFRMGMVWFIFSEIMFFGAFFGALFYARALALPWLGGEGSGVATNEVLWGGFSAAWPSAGPGDVGGGFQTIPAWGLPLLNTLLLLTSGVTITIAHHALKAGRRVQLLWFLGLTVLLGCVFLFFQVEEYIHAYRDLNLTLGSGIYGSTFFMLTGFHGAHVTLGTIMLIVIWFRCLKGHFTRENHFAFEAVAWYWHFVDVVWLILFLFVYVV
- the coxB gene encoding cytochrome c oxidase subunit II, producing MRCALVALAMSAPVTALAQSADPHRWQLNMGRGVTSTAQHAYDAHMFALWVCVAIGLIVFGAMAYAMFAFRKSKGAVAAQFSHNTMAEVIWTVIPVILLVIMAIPATQKLIAMYDTRDSAMTVKVTGYQWMWTYEYMGEDVTIVSRLDRESDRLRQDPSVTRAQLEAHGNYLLEVDNELVLPVDTKVRFVITADDVIHSWWVPALGWKQDAIPGIINEAWTEITVPGVYRGQCAELCGKDHAFMPIVVRAVPREEFDGWLAAEKAANAPQPAAPAVPAAPADEPAADTDADATARIPAETIAAPVAG
- a CDS encoding cytochrome c oxidase assembly protein; translated protein: MSGARKSDVVKLVCVAVAAFAFTFSLVPLYRIACEKVFGIRLDGSAVSESAVVPATPVAERWVTVEFDGSVNSKLPWSFRPNESTKRVRVGEVYETTYYAHNNSAVPVVGSATPSVAPARASGYFQKTECFCFTLQTLQAGETRDMPVRFIIDPALPADVNTVTLSYMFYKNDLATERLSQAPRAGALTTARATR
- a CDS encoding twin transmembrane helix small protein, which codes for MNDSLKILLIVAFLLLILWNLGAGLYYMLVDKGETKRTVNALTKRIGLSVALILLVVLAIWMGWIEPHGVGG